The nucleotide sequence ACATGGACCTCGGTGACGACGTCCGCGACTCCGGGCAGGACGTCGTCCGGGCCGAGGACCGAGCGGGCGCGCTCGATCGCCTCGGCGAGCCGGACCCCGTCCCGGGCGGCCTCGCAGACCGTGTCCGCGATGAGCGCGGTGGCTTCCGGCACGTTGAGCCGCAGTCCGCGGGCCCTTCTGGCCCGGGCCAGCTCCGCCGCGCCGAAGAGCAGCAGCCGGTCCCGTTCGGTGGGGGTGAGTCGCACGTTACCGCCCCTTTCTTTGAGCAGCACTCTAAATGTTCCTGACGATGATCAGAAGACCACAGGAGAAACTTTTGAACGCTGCTCAAACATCGGCGGCCTCCAGGAACGCCGAAGGGCCACCCCGGACGGGGTGGCCCTGACGGAGGAGGGTGCTCAGCCCAGTTCGTGCATCCAGCCGTGGCGGTCCTCCGCCGTACCGCGCTGGATGTCCAGCAGGGCCTGGCGCAGCCGCAGGGTGACCTCACCGGGCTCGCCGCCCGCCTGCCGCCACTCGCCGCCGGTGCGCTTGACCGTGCCGACGGGGGTGATCACGGCGGCGGTGCCGCAGGCGAACACCTCCTTGAGCGTGCCGTTCTCGGAGTCGCGCTGCCACTGGTCGACGGAGACGCGGCCCTCCTCGGCCCGGTAGCCGAGGTCGCGGGCGACGGTGAGGAGGGAGTCACGGGTGACGCCCTCCAGGATGGAGCCCGTCAGCGACGGCGTGACGATCCTGTCCTCGTAGACGAAGTACAGGTTCATGCCGCCGAGCTCCTCGACCCACGTGCGCTCGACCGCGTCGAGGTAGCAGACCTGGGCGCAGCCCTGGGCGGCGGCCTCGGCCTGGGCGAGCAGCGAGGCGGCGTAGTTGCCGCCGGTCTTGGCATCGCCCATACCGCCGGGGACGGCGCGGACGTGATCCTCGGAGACCCAGATGGAGACGGGCTTGACGCCGCCCGGGAAGTAGGCGCCGGCCGGCGAGGCGATGACGAGGAACAGGTACTCGTTGGCCGGCTTCACGCCCAGGCCGACCTCGGTCGCGATCATGAAGGGGCGCAGGTAGAGGGACTCCTCGCCGCCGTGCGCGGGGACCCAGTCCTTGTCCTGGCCGACGAGCGCGTCGCACGCCTCGATGAACGTCTCGACCGGCAGCTCGGGCATGGCCAGCCGGCGGGCGGAGCGCTGGAAGCGCTTGGCGTTCTGGTCGGGACGGAAGGTGGCGACGGACCCGTCGGGCCGGCGGTAGGCCTTGAGGCCCTCGAAGATCTCCTGCGCGTAGTGCAGGACGTTGGTGGCGGGGTCGAGGGGGATCGGCGCGTACGGGACGAGCTGACCGTCGTGCCAGCCGCGGCCCTCGGTCCACTTGATGGTCACCATGTGGTCGGTGAAGTGGCGGCCGAAGCCGGGGTTCGCCAGGATCGCCTGCCGCTCGGCGGCGGAGGTGGGGCTGGCGGAGGGCTTGAGCTCGATCGTGGGCGTCGTCATGAGTGGTTGTCCTTCACCGGTTGTGTAGTGACGGGCCGCGCTCACGTCCGTACGGCCAGTGGCCGATGGTAGGACGTCCGAGCATTCCCTCATACCGCGGCTCCTCGTCCGATTATCGCAAGGGGCGGACGACGGCCAAAACGGCGGGAATGCGACCCGGGGTCGATGGTGGCACCCGGCGGGGGACATGCGGAAGCCGCCGGGTGCGGATGCAACCCGGCGGCTTCGAATGGTTTCGTGCGGCGCGGGTCAGCCTGCTACTCGTACGGAGAGCGCGTCGCCGATCTCGGAGGTGCTGCGGGCGGGCAGCGCGCCGCGCTCCGCGAGGTCGGCGGAGACGGCTTCCTCGATGCGGACCGCCTCCGCGTCGTAGCCGAGGTGGCGCAGGAGCAGGGCGACGGACAGGACCGTGGCGGTCGGGTCGGCCTTGCCCTGGCCGGCGATGTCCGGGGCCGAGCCGTGCACGGGCTCGAACATCGACGGGAACTCGCCGGACGGGTTGATGTTCCCGCTCGCGGCGACGCCGATGCCGCCGGAGACGGCCGCGGCGAGGTCGGTGATGATGTCGCCGAAGAGGTTGTCGGTGACGATCACGTCGAAGCGGGCGGGGTCCGTGACCAGGTAGATCGTCGCGGCGTCCACGTGGATGTAGTCCGTGGTGACGTCGGGGAACTCCTCGGCCACCTTGTTGAAGACGTTCGTCCAGAGGTGGCCGGCGAAGGCCAGCACGTTGTTCTTGTGGACCAGCGTGAGCTTCTTGCGGGGGCGGGCCTGGGCCCGGGCGAAGGCGTCCCGGACCACGCGCTCGACACCGAAGGCCGTGTTCACGGAGACCTCGGTGGCGACCTCGTGCGGGGTGCCCTTGCGGATCGTGCCGCCGTTGCCGGTGTACGGGCCCTCGGTACCCTCGCGGACCACGATGAAGTCGATCTCGGGCTGGCCGGCCAGCGGGGTGGCGACCCCCGGGAGGAGCTTCGAGGGACGCAGGTTGACGTGGTGGTCGAAGAGGAAGCGCAGCTTGAGCAGGAAGCCCCGCTCCAGGACGCCGGAGGGCACGCTCGGGTCGCCGATCGCGCCGAGCAGGATGGCGTCGTGCCGCCGGAGCGCCTCGACGTCGGCGTCGGTGAGGGTCTCACCGGTGGCGTGGTAGCGCCGGGCGCCGAAGTCGTACTCCTTGGTCTCCAGCTTCACATCCTGCGGGAGGACGGCGGAGAGGATCTTGAGACCTTCGGCCACGACCTCCTGGCCGATGCCGTCACCGGGGATCACTGCGAGATTGAGGCTGCGAGACATGCGGGAACCCTACTCCGCGTCCCATGGGATGACACAGACCGTCCGCCATACGGACAGTAGGTCGGGTGGTGCCGAGGTGCGGCGCGGGGCCCGAAGTCCCGTTCGGGGCCCGCGCCGCACCCCGGTCGGGTGCGGCTCCCGGACTGCGGGGCGGCTCGGCTCAGTGGCCGGTCTCGCCGCCGTTGTCACGGCGGTCGAGGGCGCGCTGGAGCGCCGCGGCGGCGTTCTTGCGGTCGGACTCGCTCGTACGGGAGGTGTGGCGGACGCGGCGGCGGACGGTCGTCTCGGCCATGGGAGATCGACTCCTTCGAGAACAGCACGGAGTGCGGAAAGGGTTACGAGACTCCCCCTTCGCCCACAGGGCCGGGGGCACCGCAAGGGCGGGGAGCGGGGCCGCAGGGGTTGCCTGCCGGGGGCCCGGCTCACGACCGCCATTCGCTTGGTCGAGCGAGACGTTCGGCTCCTACAAAACTAAGGGAGCAGCGCGCGCATGTCTCTACAGTTACTCGGACTTCCTACTATCTGAGACGGCACTCCGGGGCACCGGGCGCCGACCTGCGGTTTCACGGACATCGGCGACCCCGCGCGAGCACCCGGACGGCCCCCTCCGCGACCACCCCCTCCCGGCGCACACCGATCACCTAACCCCTAAAAGCCACTTGACCGGTTAGTGCGCCGCGTGGTGCACTCGGGGCATGACCCTCCACGACCACCACGAGGTCCACCGCCGGGTTCACCACCGCACCGCGACGGTCCGCGGCCACGAGATCGCCTACCGGGAGGCGGGCCCGGCCGACGCGCCCGTCCTGCTGCTCCTGCACGGCTTCCCCAGCAGCTCGCACATGTTCCGCGACCTGATCCCCCTGCTCGCCGACCGCTACCGCGTCCTGGCCCCCGACCACCTCGGCTTCGGCCGCTCGGCGGTGCCCGCCGGCTTCACCTGGACGTTCGAGGAACTCGCCGCGATCACCGCGGAGTTCACCGAGGTGCTGGGGCTGAAGAGGTTCGCGCTCTACATCCAGGACTACGGCTCCCCCATCGGACTGCGCCTCGCCCTCGCCCACCCCGACCGCGTCAGCGCGATCATCACCCAGAACGGCAACGCCTACGAGGAGGGACTGGGCGCGCAGGCCTGGGCGCCGGTGCTGGCCCTGATCGCGCAGCGCACCCCCGCGACCGAGGCCCCGGTGCGGGAGATCAGCAGCCCCGAGGGGATCAGGTGGCAGTACCTGCACGGGGTTCCGCCCGAGCAGCAGGACCTGGTCAGCCCCGACGCGTACGAGCACGACGCCGCCCTCATGGCCCGGCCCGGCCAGTCGGAGATCCAGCTCGACCTGATCTCCGACTACGGCTCCAACTTCGCCCTCTACCCGGCCTTCCAGGAGTACTTCCGCACCAGCCGGGTCCCGCTGCTCGCGGTCTGGGGCGCGGGCGACGAGATCTTCGTCCCGGCGGGCGCGCTCGCCTTCCGCCGGGACCTGCCCGAGGCGGAGGTGCATCTGCTGCCCACCGGGCACTTCGCGCTGGAGACGCACGCGGGCCAGATCGCCGCGCTCGCACGGGACTTCCTCGGACGCCGTCTCACCGGCTGAGCGCTCCCGCCCCGGCACCACCACCGCCGCCGCCCGGCGGAACCCGGACACACGGACGGGCCGGGTCCGAAAAGGACCCGGCCCGTGCGCGCACCGTCCGCCGTGCGGTGTCAGCCCATGTGCGGGTACGGGTAGTCGGTCGGCGGGACCAGCGTCTCCTTGATGGCGCGGGTCAGCGTCCAGCGCGTCAGGTTCTGCGGGGCGCCGGCCTTGTCGTTGGTGCCCGAGGCACGCCCGCCGCCGAAGGGCTGCTGGCCGACCACGGCACCGGTGGACTTGTCGTTGATGTAGAAGTTGCCGGCCGCGTAGCGCAGCTTCTCCATCGTGTACGCGGCCGCCGCGCGGTCGCCCGAGACGACCGAGCCCGTCAGCGCGTAGTCCGACACCGACTCCATCTGCGTCAGCATGGCGTCGTACTGGTCGTCCTCGTAGACGTGCACGGCGAGGAACGGGCCGAAGTACTCGGTCGTGAAGACCTCGTTGGCCGGGTCGGTGCACTCCACGACGGTCGGGCGCACGAAGTAGCCGACGGAGTCGTCGTACGTGCCGCCCGCGACGATCGTGCAGGTCGGGTCCGCCTTGGCGCGGTCGATGGCTGCCTTGTTCTTGGCGAAGGACCGCTCGTCGATGACCGCACCGATGAAGTTCGAGAGGTCGGTGACGTCACCCATGGTCAGGTGGTCGACCTCGGCCGCGAACTCCTCCTTGAAA is from Streptomyces asoensis and encodes:
- a CDS encoding branched-chain amino acid aminotransferase, which gives rise to MTTPTIELKPSASPTSAAERQAILANPGFGRHFTDHMVTIKWTEGRGWHDGQLVPYAPIPLDPATNVLHYAQEIFEGLKAYRRPDGSVATFRPDQNAKRFQRSARRLAMPELPVETFIEACDALVGQDKDWVPAHGGEESLYLRPFMIATEVGLGVKPANEYLFLVIASPAGAYFPGGVKPVSIWVSEDHVRAVPGGMGDAKTGGNYAASLLAQAEAAAQGCAQVCYLDAVERTWVEELGGMNLYFVYEDRIVTPSLTGSILEGVTRDSLLTVARDLGYRAEEGRVSVDQWQRDSENGTLKEVFACGTAAVITPVGTVKRTGGEWRQAGGEPGEVTLRLRQALLDIQRGTAEDRHGWMHELG
- a CDS encoding 3-isopropylmalate dehydrogenase, encoding MSRSLNLAVIPGDGIGQEVVAEGLKILSAVLPQDVKLETKEYDFGARRYHATGETLTDADVEALRRHDAILLGAIGDPSVPSGVLERGFLLKLRFLFDHHVNLRPSKLLPGVATPLAGQPEIDFIVVREGTEGPYTGNGGTIRKGTPHEVATEVSVNTAFGVERVVRDAFARAQARPRKKLTLVHKNNVLAFAGHLWTNVFNKVAEEFPDVTTDYIHVDAATIYLVTDPARFDVIVTDNLFGDIITDLAAAVSGGIGVAASGNINPSGEFPSMFEPVHGSAPDIAGQGKADPTATVLSVALLLRHLGYDAEAVRIEEAVSADLAERGALPARSTSEIGDALSVRVAG
- a CDS encoding alpha/beta fold hydrolase, with the translated sequence MTLHDHHEVHRRVHHRTATVRGHEIAYREAGPADAPVLLLLHGFPSSSHMFRDLIPLLADRYRVLAPDHLGFGRSAVPAGFTWTFEELAAITAEFTEVLGLKRFALYIQDYGSPIGLRLALAHPDRVSAIITQNGNAYEEGLGAQAWAPVLALIAQRTPATEAPVREISSPEGIRWQYLHGVPPEQQDLVSPDAYEHDAALMARPGQSEIQLDLISDYGSNFALYPAFQEYFRTSRVPLLAVWGAGDEIFVPAGALAFRRDLPEAEVHLLPTGHFALETHAGQIAALARDFLGRRLTG